In one Oncorhynchus keta strain PuntledgeMale-10-30-2019 unplaced genomic scaffold, Oket_V2 Un_contig_24838_pilon_pilon, whole genome shotgun sequence genomic region, the following are encoded:
- the LOC127922172 gene encoding LOW QUALITY PROTEIN: hydroxysteroid dehydrogenase-like protein 2 (The sequence of the model RefSeq protein was modified relative to this genomic sequence to represent the inferred CDS: inserted 1 base in 1 codon) — protein sequence MHNEASGKTLFITGASRGIGKAIALKAAKDGANVVIAAKTAQAHPKLPGTIYTAAEEIEALGGKALPCIVDVRDEKQIGEAVDQAVRKFGGIDILVNNASAINLTGTLETPMKKVDLMLGVNLRGTYLTSKLCIPHLLKSKNPHILNLSPPLNLNPIWFKNHTAYTMAKYGMSMCVLGMAEEFRGSIAVNALWPKTGIHQTAAMEMLGGAEVGNQCRNVDIMSDAAYAILGKPRSYTGNFLIDEEILKXRGIKDFDIYAVAPGNALLPDFFLDEAEALMQNMGDQVVIPVVKGDPRSAATSGPIAETFNIIKGVLNPDIVKSTGGVYKFDLSGEHAGVWFIDMKNGGGSAGSGEPPVKADVVMTMDSADFTKMFAGKLKPTMAFMSGKLMIKGDMTLAIKMEKMMSMMKSKL from the exons ATGCACAAT GAAGCTAGCGGGAAAACCCTGTTCATTACAGGGGCAAGTCGTGGTATTGGCAAAGCCATCGCACTCAAAGCTGCTAAGGATGGTGCCAATGTTGTCATAGCTGCTAAAACAGCACAAGCCCACCCCAAACTACCCGGAACCATCTACACCGCTGCAGAAGAAA TCGAGGCGTTGGGAGGCAAAGCTTTGCCTTGTATCGTAGACGTCAGAGATGAGAAGCAGATCGGCGAGGCAGTGGATCAGGCCGTGCGGAAGTTTGGAG GTATTGATATCCTGGTGAACAATGCCAGTGCCATTAATCTGACGGGGACCCTGGAGACGCCCATGAAGAAAGTGGACCTCATGTTGGGCGTCAACCTCAGAGGGACCTATCTGAC GTCTAAGCTGTGCATCCCACATCTGTTGAAGAGTAAGAACCCTCACATCCTGAACCTCAGCCCACCCCTTAACCTGAACCCCATCTGGTTCAAAAACCACACGG CGTACACAATGGCCAAGTATGGCATGTCCATGTGTGTTCTGGGCATGGCCGAAGAGTTCAGAGGGTCCATCGCTGTCAATGCCTTGTGGCCTAAGACGGGTAT ccatcagactgctgcTATGGAAATGCTCGGTGGCGCGGAGGTGGGTAACCAGTGTCGCAACGTTGACATCATGTCAGACGCAGCCTACGCCATCCTCGGGAAGCCACGCAGCTACACCGGAAACTTCCTCATCGACGAGGAGATTCTGA ACCGAGGAATTAAAGACTTTGACATTTACGCCGTCGCTCCAG GTAATGCACTGCTCCCAGACTTCTTCCTGGATGAGGCTGAGGCTCTGATGCAGAACATGGGGGATCAGGTTGTCATCCCAGTGGTTAAGGGTGACCCACGCAGCGCTGCTACCAGTGGGCCCATAGCAGAAACATTCAACATCATCAAGGGAGTCCTCAACCCGGACATTGTCAAATCCACTGGAGGAGTCTACAAATTCGACCTGTCTG gTGAGCATGCAGGAGTGTGGTTCATAGACATGAAGAACGGTGGGGGCAGTGCGGGTAGTGGAGAACCCCCAGTCAAAGCTGACGTGGTCATGACCATGGACAGCGCCGACTTCACCAAGATGTTTGCAG gcaaACTAAAGCCCACCATGGCCTTTATGTCAGGGAAGCTGATGATTAAAGGAGACATGACCCTGGCTATCAAGATGGAGAAGATGATGTCCATGATGAAGTCTAAACTCTAA